The Acropora muricata isolate sample 2 unplaced genomic scaffold, ASM3666990v1 scaffold_754, whole genome shotgun sequence genome segment ATTCATCATAAATATTATACTTTCCGATGATCTTGGAAAGGACAACCAAAAAGCTGGTGAATTATATTCAggaaattattcattttatatttatgaTTCTGGTAAAACTTTCGGCTATTGAGACTTGAGTTCTTATTGCTATGGTGATGATATTGAAGTCTGtaactggttcatttaaaatgcagatTTAATTGCCTAATTGCCCGATTATAATTACAGACTTTCTGATTACAAACTGACCGATTGCATGATAGGAAGCCAATTAGTAGAAGATATATggccttttaaaccaatcacatacGATGAAAGTGTACTACTAACAAGAATTTCTCCGCCTAATCCGCATTGATTAGTTTGGATGTCaacatttcctttttccttcatGTTATTCCAATAACAAAGAGGCGACTCAATTGCATGCATCCGGAAACAACTTCTTGCTTTAAATGCGCTTGCAATGAGGCACATGATAACATaagcaaaacgaaacaaaaaacaacaacaagcattaGCTAAGTCAAGTAACATACTCGAGAGGATgtccaaacgaaaaacaaacaaaagaaaagaaatgccaAGTATTTTTCGTCTGACCCAAAAAAAATATGGAAATGACCCTCTTAATTGCTATTAATCAATTCAAACACTAGACGGTCGGATGTTTTCATGTATGACGCTTGCTCCAGGGCCCAGTTTTCCATCCCCAAAAACCAGGGAAAGCGACATGATTCCATGAAAATTAGCCTCCTCATGGTCCCGATCTGACGAGCAATCCACTTACTATTTATtgatttactattttcaaataactATTACTTACAACAAAAGGAGACAATAACACAACTTAAGTTTACACACTAACACTCCACTGCAAACTTACAATGTTCAAGTTATAATGAGTGAGgaatagaaataattatttttttattacaataaatTGAAAGCGTGAGATTATTAATAGGATTATTAAGGTCAGGAAATCACGAGAGTAGCTAGAAGATTCATGATATTATTGTGATCTAAACTTTGCCAAAGGTCGGGCTCATGTTTCCTAGCATAGTCTgcttgacagttttttttttcatcgtagTTTGAGGCCTGTATAGGAAAATCGTCTAAATTAGGTATAAAGAACTATGTGTCGTATGGTTCTAAAAGAAAACAGTAGCACATTTGCAAGCCTTGTTCGTTTTTGTCTGTCCCCTGACCCAAACAGGTagtattgttaaatattaagaaactagtaagtatacttttttgcgcggaaaatgcgtaaaataccatacgtttcgaggctgctgcctcttcatcgGTAGTAAAAAACAACTGTGAAGTTTAATCTTGCAGATATTGCTCTTTTGGAGTTGCCCAAAATCAATATATTTCTCGACTGAAGTAACTTATAATGGTAGCAGGATGCCAATCTCCTTTCAGGACATGATTatatttaacattaaaacaagatgaaaactgtgttgcATAAAGTTTGTTAGATAAAGAAACTAGAAACTCTGTAAGTTCacgtagccgccattttgaatttgaattgagGCTGGACAGGCATAAACAAtgtactcaaaataaattatgcattctaAAGATGGCGTGGCAATTgtttatgcccgtccagcctcgtttcaaatccaaaatgtcGGGTACGTGATAAGGGTCTCTAGGAGTCAAATGCCCCACAGATGCCCGGggtcctccccccccccctcgagCTTGACATTGATAGATGCATACAGTGCCGTAgaaagggtaatataagtgggggggggggcacgcgagcgcggTGGTGCGAGCCggtaggggggtgtgggggtattctcccccagaaaattttgaaatcttaaggcttggaaatgctatttccagcgttctccaagagctatttgtgatttacgcatatagcgatttatttacttcgtacactgtctcagcaagcCGATGCACAtcgagagtataacacttgaaacgtcaagtacaaaatagaaaaccgactatctctgtatcttgaaaccgccaaatgtttcacctttcaaagtcatcataagtgtctgagttgccttagagacaaacgtagacttcatcggcaggtcgtttcttgaaaacttcccaaactgttgcttgataatattttattttcaacattttatacaggtctgatTTTACTTTTTAGTAAAATCAAAGTCATCataactgtctgagttgccttagagacaaacgtagacttcatcggcaggtcgtttcttgaaaacttcccaaactgTTGCTTgataacattttattttcaacattttatacaggtctgattttactttttaggtaaaaaactgggggggcacgagctcccccggcccctccccttgctacggcactggcaCTAATGCAATTCCCAGTTTTAACCCAGTCGAAGATGTTACTGTGACACTTCGTCTTACGTGACCTTGACCGTGTGCTGTATCTCCCATTGAACTGAGTATGTTATGTAAGGTCAGCACTCATTTCCATACCTCAAAATGACATGACGTCATTCGCGATCTTCGGAGAGTCGTCGATACGTGCTTAGAATAAGTAATACAATACGCCTTGACTGAATATGATCGCTTTGCATGAAGGACATGTTCGTACCTTTTCACCCTACATATATTACGGACCGTTTACTCACGATATCGATTGCTCCGAACTTTCGCCTCCCAGTCAGGGTCAATTCCACCATGTTCGCCTTTGTGAACTTGTAGATATTTACCACACATTTACGGTGGACTGatttcaattaaaataattctttaatGTTTGAAAGTGTGCAAAATTATTGGATTATCAATTTCCCGGCGGGGCTAAAgaacaggtcacaggtcattgttttaccaatacagaaagtatcccaaacacttgtaaaagctaaccttaggcctaattaggcctaaacagaaatttttaggcctaaggttagcttttacaagtgtttgggatactttctgtatcggtaaaacaatgacctgtaacatgtgacctgtgacctgtactttagccccgccgTCAATTTCCTGTTAAAATTCGTTCGGACATTTTGAAGTATGGAATCGGCTCCATACGCGAAACTGACGGTTACGATTAATTGCGAACAGCCGACGATTCTGTAACGAGTAGACAAAGTACATTTTGTCTCCAACCCAACAGACACTGCAAGGTTTTCGCGGGAAATTTCGAATTAGTTATTCGCATCACTGATCACAAGGTGTACGACCTCCGCTTAACCTTTTTACTTCTAGTCGtttgcaaatttaaaaatcGTCTGGGATATACCCTCTTCTGCCTGTGCAATGGCTCTACCATCTCTAGAGAAACTGGAGATGAACAGTTCAACACCTGACCATATAAAGGCTGACTCTTCAGGTCCCGAGAACACATGGCAGCAAATCTTCAAAAGCTGTTCCACTCATCACCACGGCTTTGTCGATTAAATAGAACAAGCCATAGTTTTACAGAAAAAATACGAACTGGAAACAACAACGAAATTTTCGTGCTATAAATCAGACAAACTGTTTGGGTCTGGAGGTAAGACATTGTTTTACAGCCAAGGTCACATCAGGTAGGTCACGTTGGGAAATTTCCCCCGCTACAGTCTGTTTTAGACCGGTCATTTTCAATGTAGAGAGATTCCAAGAGAAAGTAGTTCTAAAAGCTTAAAAATTGTGAGAAAAGAATGAAGCCAAAATTTAATAGCTTTAATGTGGGTGTACATGGATTCTTTTTTTTAGAACGTCTTAATTAAGGACagtatttactattattatcatcattattaatactattattattattttcatcatatttattgttattaagttAATTATATCTAGTAAAAACAAAGTTTTATCTTTTCTAACAGATCCATTTAGTAAGCcaagaaaaatattctttaaaGATGACAGAGTTCCATTTGATGGAATTCCTTTTATGACAATTGGATATAAAATATTGGATTGTCAGCATGGTCCGGAcaggaagaaaaatgcaaaagacaAGCTTTCGAGACAAAAGGTAGGAAAAGTATGATAGTTCACGGTttcatttaaatgcaaaaacCATGGCAAGAAATTGTTGTAATGTTACACTCTGAAATCAACTGTGTTTTTCAGGAGGGGGATCATTCATTTAAAGGAAAGAGGTTTCTGCCCCAAGACACTATTAAGTTTGGCTGCCCTGCAAAGATCTTTATGTCAGAAGTTGTACGATTTGCAGGTTACAAGGTATTTAACTTAATTATGTATTCAACATGGTGGAATAAAAGTGgattaagaaacaaattatagctcccaaatatttgaatatgtatgATAGGTGGTAGCATTATTTTGTGAATTCTAACCAATTGGCATGTAGACTTATCAATTGCATTATAACACATAACTTGTTTTCACTTCTCGTAATAATTTTGGGCTGAAAATATATACTTGTTGAATAGTTTGGAGATGACAGCATCATAGTCCTATTAAATGCATTAATAGAGGGGtaagaaattcaaaagcacAACCCCGAAAGCTTTGAACAAAAAAACTGGTGGATTTATGTCCATCAATAGTGGACTTCCAAGTGCAGAGAAGGAATTTCCAAATTAGAGGAGTGGGCCGAGGGGctaaaactacaaaaaccaCCCACAGTAGATCACAGACATTTTCTGGAACCATCCAAGACCCCCAACCATTTAAATTTTCCTTCTAATTCACCAATGATGAAACTACTAAAGACTATTGGTAATAACAATACCTTTTCTCCCGCAGATTACAGATAACACAGAGCGACTCAGACGAGGCATGTCTGATAGACTTAGGACTGATGTGAAAAATGGACAGAGGCCTCAGTTTGAGAGAAGAATCTACATCAGTTTGCCCTTAGAGGAAGATTACAAAGATCATGTCCTTGGAGAGGTAGATTACAAGAATAGATGCCACATGACAACATAAAGATGTGTCTTTTTCATCTGTTTTGTGAATAAGCAGTTGTGCATAAAAACAACAgaattgtataataataataatttattattgatgtCATGGAATACAGCACAATATAGCCATGATCAAATGGAGATTGCTTCTGATATATGCAGGTTTTGAATAAAGCATTTAAAGGGGCCATATCACGAAGATTTTGCAGTGTAATGGTTGGTATCATCCAACTTGTGTGAGCATTCCGGCCTGGGTGCTCAATAGCAACAGGAGATGGAAGTGTGACACCTGTAGGGGAAAGAAGGGTGAAAGATATCATTTGCATTAGTGCCATGATGAGATCCCGTTATTTTGCCATTACACTAAACTCGACACCACAAAACTTAGCATGACCATTGAAATACAACTGTACATATGTCTGAATACACTACTGTTATGTTACAGTTTTCTCAAATGGCCATAGGCCATTAGTTTACTGTGGCCAGCTGTTGGATGTGAGTTGAGgtcttaatttctttttcaccttgagcaaaataatgtgaaaaattatgaaatgaaattacaaacatttagCTCATGGAAAATAGTAATCCTACACCAAAGGAAAGAGGCTATTTCATTACGAAATGAGATTAAAAGCCTACTGTAGGAAATAATAGTTTGCTTAGTTTCGCTGGTGGCAAAGTAAGTTTCAGTTGTAGCAAGTTTTGTGGTGGTGAAATGACCACAATGTGCTATGTTTACTAGTAGAGACTAAAAGAGATTTGtagaagaaattttgtttttaaatgctttatatttgtttattgGGAAAAAGTTTAGCaacagttattgttgttgttgtttcttgtttttttgagcAAGATTAAACTCAAACGAGTCCTATGGTGTAGTTTTCTGAACTGAATGTCATTATTAGTCATAGTGTCGTTATTAATTATAGGATCATAAtcttcagcaattttgtttttggggGAATTTTTAGCCAAATTCCACTGTATTTTTAACAGATCTTACGAGTGACGTTGTTCTTACTAACAAATGACAGTAGAGAGTAATGCAGTTTGTTCTGCCCAGGTGTCATAAAAGAGCCCTGGCAATTTTAGTCATAACTACCGGtacatgtattttttcttcctgagtAGGTACAAAAGTCCGACCTCTAGCTAGTGTAATTTAATGAAAAGAACAATCACTGTTGAATTACTGGGGTTCCTTGTTATTCTTCAAGACATTTTTGTTGCTCTTTTACATTCCTTATTTACAGTTACTCTAAATTTTACATTGGAAAAATCACGAGCGTTTATGTCATTTTGAGATATGGAGCATGTTCCATATCTCAA includes the following:
- the LOC136907787 gene encoding uncharacterized protein, with protein sequence MTIGYKILDCQHGPDRKKNAKDKLSRQKEGDHSFKGKRFLPQDTIKFGCPAKIFMSEVVRFAGYKITDNTERLRRGMSDRLRTDVKNGQRPQFERRIYISLPLEEDYKDHVLGEVDYKNRCHMTT